One genomic region from Marmota flaviventris isolate mMarFla1 chromosome 6, mMarFla1.hap1, whole genome shotgun sequence encodes:
- the LOC139706148 gene encoding olfactory receptor 11A1-like, whose protein sequence is MDIASLENQTVAEFVLLGFYDIPELHFLFFIVFTVVYTFIVIGNMLIIVVVISSQRLHTPMYFFLANLSFLEILYTSTVVLKMLEGFLQEAAISVTGCLTQFFIFGSLATAECFLLAIMAYYCFLAICYPLRYLLLMGPRWCMGLVVTAWLSGFMVDGLVVVLMAQLRFSGSNHIDCFYCDFMPLVVLACSHPRVAQVTTFVLSVVFLTVPFGLILTSYAHIMVTVLRVPAEASRRKAFSTCSSHLAVVSTFYGTLMVLYIAPSPVHSQLLSKVFGLLYTVVPPIFNPVIYTLRNKEVHQALQRLLQIKKKKKKRKHLVEERG, encoded by the coding sequence ATGGATATTGCCTCCTTAGAAAACCAAACTGTTGCTGAATTTGTCCTCCTTGGCTTCTATGACATCCCTGAGctgcatttccttttctttattgtgtTCACTGTTGTCTACACCTTCATTGTCATAGGGAATATGCTGATCATTGTGGTAGTGATTAGCTCCCAGAGGCTGCacacgcccatgtacttcttTCTGGCTAATCTGTCCTTCCTGGAGATCCTCTATACATCCACAGTGGTGCTGAAAATGCTGGAGGGCTTCTTGCAGGAGGCAGCCATCTCTGTGACTGGTTGCTTGACCCAGTTCTTCATCTTTGGTTCTCTAGCCACAGCAGAATGCTTCCTACTGGCTATTATGGCATATTATTGCTTCTTGGCAATTTGCTACCCACTCCGCTATCTACTCCTGATGGGGCCTAGATGGTGCATGGGGCTGGTGGTCACAGCCTGGCTGTCTGGCTTCATGGTAGATGGATTGGTTGTGGTCCTGATGGCCCAGCTGAGGTTCTCTGGCTCCAACCACATCGATTGCTTTTACTGTGACTTCATGCCTTTGGTGGTCCTGGCTTGCTCACATCCCAGAGTAGCCCAGGTGACAACATTTGTTCTCTCTGTAGTCTTCCTCACTGTTCCATTTGGACTGATTCTGACATCCTatgctcacatcatggtgactgTGCTGAGAGTTCCTGCTGAGGCCAGCAGGAGAAAGGCTTTTTCCACATGCTCCTCCCACCTTGCTGTAGTGTCCACCTTCTATGGAACTCTCATGGTCTTGTACATTGCGCCCTCACCTGTCCACTCCCAGCTCCTCTCCAAGGTCTTTGGCTTGCTCTATACTGTGGTTCCTCCCATCTTCAATCCTGTCATCTACACCCTCAGGAACAAGGAGGTTCATCAGGCACTACAAAGgcttcttcaaattaaaaaaaaaaaaaaaaaaaggaaacatttggtTGAAGAAAGAGGGTag